Proteins encoded in a region of the Zea mays cultivar B73 chromosome 2, Zm-B73-REFERENCE-NAM-5.0, whole genome shotgun sequence genome:
- the LOC100191668 gene encoding RHOMBOID-like protein 3 produces MASDGDGKGRVATAPGAGGYGYGYGYAGFEGEEDRKWWPWLVPTVIVACIAVFVVEMYENNCPKNRSQLGGDCVAGFLRRFSFQPLRENPLLGPSSSTLEKMGALDWNKIVHQNQGWRLISCIWLHAGLIHLVVNMLSLLFIGIRLEQQFGFVRIGAIYLLSGFGGSVLSALFLRNNYISVGASGALFGLLGSMLSELLMNWTIYSNKAAAIITLLFIIALNLAIGILPHADNFAHIGGFATGFLLGFVLLARPQFGWMEHHELPQTNQPPKYKAYQYILWVVALVLLLVGFVISLVMLFKGKNGNDGCHWCHYLNCVPTSKWKCNT; encoded by the exons ATGGCGAGCGACGGCGACGGGAAGGGCCGGGTCGCGACGGCGCCGGGGGCAGGAGGGTACGGCTACGGCTACGGCTACGCCGGCTTCGAGGGGGAGGAGGACCGGAAGTGGTGGCCGTGGCTGGTGCCCACCGTGATCGTCGCATGCATCGCCGTCTTCGTCGTCGAGATGTACGAGAACAACTGCCCCAAGAACCGGAGCCAGCTCGGCGGCGACTGCGTCGCCGGCTTCCTCCGCCGGTTCTCCTTCCAGCCGCTCCGCGAGAACCCGCTGCTCGGGCCGTCCTCCTCCAC TTTGGAGAAAATGGGAGCTCTTGACTGGAATAAAATTGTTCATCAAAACCAAGGGTGGCGCCTTATTAGCTGCATCTGGCTCCATGCTGGCCTAATTCATTTGGTTGTGAACATGCTAAGTTTGCTGTTTATTGGAATCCGTCTTGAGCAGCAATTTGGATTTG TTCGCATTGGTGCCATATACCTACTGTCTGGTTTTGGTGGCAGCGTTCTGTCTGCACTCTTCCTACGGAATAACTACATCTCTGTTGGTGCTTCTGGAGCTTTATTTGGCCTGCTTGGATCCATGCTTTCTGAGCTACTCATGAACTGGACTATATACTCCAACAAG GCAGCAGCTATAATAACACTCCTGTTTATAATTGCACTCAACTTGGCTATTGGGATACTACCTCATGCTGACAACTTTGCTCACATTGGTGGATTCGCAACGGGTTTCCTCTTGGGTTTTGTTCTGTTGGCAAGGCCTCAATTTGGCTGGATGGAACACCACGAGCTGCCGCAGACTAACCAACCTCCCAAGTACAAAGCGTACCAGTATATTTTGTGGGTTGTGGCACTAGTCTTGCTGTTAGTTGG GTTTGTGATTTCACTTGTGATGCTTTTCAAAGGGAAGAACGGGAACGACGGCTGCCACTGGTGCCACTATCTAAACTGCGTGCCAACATCAAAGTGGAAGTGCAACACCTAG